One Scylla paramamosain isolate STU-SP2022 chromosome 5, ASM3559412v1, whole genome shotgun sequence genomic region harbors:
- the LOC135100679 gene encoding sarcoplasmic calcium-binding protein isoform X1: protein MAYSWDNRVKYVVRYMYDIDNNGYLDKNDFECLALRNTLIEGRGEFNSDAYANNQKIMSNLWNEIAELADFNKDGQVTVDEFKQAVKNLCCGKSFDGFPPCFKTVIGRLFKTIDINGDGLVGVDEYRLDCISRSAFSSVKEIDDAYAKLCTDDDKKAGGISLNRYQELYAQFISNPDEKCNAVYLFGPLKEVQ from the exons aCATCGACAACAATGGCTACCTCGACAAGAATGACTTCGAGTGCCTGGCGCTGAGAAACACACTCATCGAGGGCCGCGGCGAATTCAACTCCGACGCTTACGCCAACAACCAGAAGATCATGAGCAACCTCTGGAACGAGATCGCCGAACTGGCTGATTTCAACAAG GACGGTCAGGTCACTGTGGACGAGTTCAAACAAGCCGTCAAGAACCTGTGTTGCGGCAAGAGCTTTGATGGTTTCCCTCCTTGCTTCAAGACTGTCATTGGTCGCCTGTTCAAGACTATTGATATCAACG GTGACGGTCTTGTTGGCGTTGATGAGTACAGGCTGGACTGCATCTCCAGGAGTGCCTTCTCCTCCGTTAAGGAGATTGATGATGCTTATGCCAAGCTCTGCACT GACGATGACAAGAAGGCTGGTGGCATCAGCCTCAACCGCTACCAGGAGCTGTATGCCCAGTTCATCTCCAACCCTGACGAGAAGTGCAATGCCGTCTACCTTTTCGGACCCCTGAAGGAGGTGCAGTAA
- the LOC135100679 gene encoding sarcoplasmic calcium-binding protein isoform X3: MAYSWDNRVKYVVRYMYDIDNNGYLDKNDFECLALRNTLIEGRGEFNSDAYANNQKIMSNLWNEIAELADFNKDGEVSIDEFKQAVQNVCVGKDFPSFPVAFKSFIANQFKTVDVNGDGLVGVDEYRLDCISRSAFSSVKEIDDAYAKLCTDDDKKAGGISLNRYQELYAQFISNPDEKCNAVYLFGPLKEVQ; this comes from the exons aCATCGACAACAATGGCTACCTCGACAAGAATGACTTCGAGTGCCTGGCGCTGAGAAACACACTCATCGAGGGCCGCGGCGAATTCAACTCCGACGCTTACGCCAACAACCAGAAGATCATGAGCAACCTCTGGAACGAGATCGCCGAACTGGCTGATTTCAACAAG GACGGAGAGGTGTCAATTGACGAGTTCAAGCAAGCAGTACAGAACGTTTGTGTTGGCAAGGACTTTCCATCCTTCCCAGTGGCTTTCAAGTCGTTCATTGCTAACCAGTTTAAGACAGTTGACGTAAATG GTGACGGTCTTGTTGGCGTTGATGAGTACAGGCTGGACTGCATCTCCAGGAGTGCCTTCTCCTCCGTTAAGGAGATTGATGATGCTTATGCCAAGCTCTGCACT GACGATGACAAGAAGGCTGGTGGCATCAGCCTCAACCGCTACCAGGAGCTGTATGCCCAGTTCATCTCCAACCCTGACGAGAAGTGCAATGCCGTCTACCTTTTCGGACCCCTGAAGGAGGTGCAGTAA
- the LOC135100679 gene encoding sarcoplasmic calcium-binding protein isoform X2 has protein sequence MAYSWDNRVKYVVRYMYDIDNNGYLDKNDFECLALRNTLIEGRGEFNSDAYANNQKIMSNLWNEIAELADFNKDGEVTVDEFKQAVQKHCCGKSFANYPSAFKSFIANQFKTVDVNGDGLVGVDEYRLDCISRSAFSSVKEIDDAYAKLCTDDDKKAGGISLNRYQELYAQFISNPDEKCNAVYLFGPLKEVQ, from the exons aCATCGACAACAATGGCTACCTCGACAAGAATGACTTCGAGTGCCTGGCGCTGAGAAACACACTCATCGAGGGCCGCGGCGAATTCAACTCCGACGCTTACGCCAACAACCAGAAGATCATGAGCAACCTCTGGAACGAGATCGCCGAACTGGCTGATTTCAACAAG GACGGTGAGGTTACTGTCGACGAGTTTAAGCAGGCCGTTCAGAAACACTGCTGCGGCAAGTCTTTCGCCAACTACCCTTCTGCTTTCAAGAGTTTCATTGCCAACCAGTTCAAGACTGTTGATGTGAACG GTGACGGTCTTGTTGGCGTTGATGAGTACAGGCTGGACTGCATCTCCAGGAGTGCCTTCTCCTCCGTTAAGGAGATTGATGATGCTTATGCCAAGCTCTGCACT GACGATGACAAGAAGGCTGGTGGCATCAGCCTCAACCGCTACCAGGAGCTGTATGCCCAGTTCATCTCCAACCCTGACGAGAAGTGCAATGCCGTCTACCTTTTCGGACCCCTGAAGGAGGTGCAGTAA
- the LOC135100679 gene encoding sarcoplasmic calcium-binding protein isoform X4, producing the protein MAYSWDNRVKYVVRYMYDIDNNGYLDKNDFECLALRNTLIEGRGEFNSDAYANNQKIMSNLWNEIAELADFNKDGEVSGEEFKQAVKNACVGKNFDEFPNAFRVFIVNQFKTVDVNGDGLVGVDEYRLDCISRSAFSSVKEIDDAYAKLCTDDDKKAGGISLNRYQELYAQFISNPDEKCNAVYLFGPLKEVQ; encoded by the exons aCATCGACAACAATGGCTACCTCGACAAGAATGACTTCGAGTGCCTGGCGCTGAGAAACACACTCATCGAGGGCCGCGGCGAATTCAACTCCGACGCTTACGCCAACAACCAGAAGATCATGAGCAACCTCTGGAACGAGATCGCCGAACTGGCTGATTTCAACAAG GATGGGGAAGTTTCCGGCGAAGAATTCAAGCAGGCTGTCAAGAACGCTTGTGTCGGCAAGAATTTCGATGAATTCCCCAATGCCTTTAGGGTGTTCATTGTAAATCAGTTTAAGACTGTTGATGTGAACG GTGACGGTCTTGTTGGCGTTGATGAGTACAGGCTGGACTGCATCTCCAGGAGTGCCTTCTCCTCCGTTAAGGAGATTGATGATGCTTATGCCAAGCTCTGCACT GACGATGACAAGAAGGCTGGTGGCATCAGCCTCAACCGCTACCAGGAGCTGTATGCCCAGTTCATCTCCAACCCTGACGAGAAGTGCAATGCCGTCTACCTTTTCGGACCCCTGAAGGAGGTGCAGTAA